A window from Synechococcus sp. RSCCF101 encodes these proteins:
- the purH gene encoding bifunctional phosphoribosylaminoimidazolecarboxamide formyltransferase/IMP cyclohydrolase produces MAPTALLSVSDKRGIVDFARALSERHGYTLLSSGGTASVLEAAGLAVRRVSEHTGAPEILSGRVKTLHPRVHGGILARRSDPAHQSDLADQAIDPIDMVVVNLYPFIETVRDPAVSLEQAIETIDIGGPAMVRAAAKNHDDVVVLTRPDQYAPVLEALDQDRCDLALRRSLALAAFQHTAAYDRAISGWLAGRIGQAPDQESSVDGPAPAPLVLEVPVRQSLRYGENPHQAATWFGHPDQGWSGSRQLQGKALSANNLLDLDAALATVCEFGYGGDASPAAVVVKHTNPCGVAEAASLPQALERALDADRTSAFGGIVALNREVDPATAGLLTGLFLECVVAPAYSSGALAELAGKPNLRLLEMSTGCLERSETSQLRSILGGVLRQDRDAEPCDPSQWQVVTQRPPSEAERLDLAFAWRLVRHVRSNAIVVAAGQQSLGIGAGQMNRVGSARIALEQAGERAHGAALASDGFFPFDDTVRLAAAAGITAVVQPGGSRRDADSIRACDELGLTMLVTGRRHFLH; encoded by the coding sequence ATGGCTCCCACCGCCCTGCTGAGTGTCTCCGACAAGCGGGGCATCGTCGATTTCGCCCGTGCCCTGAGCGAGAGGCATGGCTACACCCTGCTCTCCAGCGGCGGCACCGCATCGGTGCTGGAGGCCGCCGGGCTGGCGGTGCGACGGGTCTCGGAGCACACGGGTGCGCCGGAGATTCTCTCCGGACGGGTGAAGACGCTCCACCCCCGCGTTCACGGCGGCATCCTGGCGCGCCGGTCCGACCCGGCCCACCAGAGCGATCTCGCGGACCAGGCGATCGACCCCATCGACATGGTGGTGGTGAACCTCTATCCCTTCATCGAGACGGTGCGGGATCCGGCCGTCAGCCTGGAGCAGGCGATCGAGACAATCGACATCGGCGGACCCGCCATGGTGCGTGCCGCGGCCAAGAATCACGATGATGTGGTCGTGCTCACCCGTCCCGACCAGTACGCCCCGGTGCTGGAGGCCCTGGATCAGGACCGTTGTGACCTTGCCCTGAGGAGGAGCCTCGCCCTGGCGGCCTTCCAGCACACCGCGGCCTATGACCGGGCCATCAGCGGCTGGCTGGCCGGGCGGATCGGGCAGGCGCCGGATCAGGAGAGCTCCGTTGACGGCCCGGCGCCGGCGCCACTCGTGCTGGAGGTCCCCGTGCGCCAGTCCCTCCGCTACGGCGAGAACCCCCACCAGGCCGCCACCTGGTTCGGTCACCCCGATCAGGGCTGGAGCGGCTCCAGGCAGCTGCAGGGCAAGGCGCTCAGCGCCAACAACCTGCTCGATCTCGATGCCGCGCTGGCCACCGTCTGTGAGTTCGGTTACGGCGGCGATGCCTCTCCTGCCGCCGTTGTGGTCAAGCACACCAACCCCTGCGGCGTGGCTGAGGCCGCCTCCCTTCCACAGGCTCTGGAACGGGCTCTCGACGCGGATCGGACCTCCGCCTTCGGGGGCATCGTGGCCCTCAACCGTGAGGTGGATCCCGCCACGGCCGGGCTGCTCACCGGCCTGTTCCTGGAATGCGTCGTGGCACCGGCCTACAGCAGCGGGGCTCTGGCGGAACTGGCCGGGAAGCCCAACCTGAGGCTGCTGGAGATGTCGACCGGCTGCCTGGAGCGCTCTGAGACCAGCCAGCTGCGCAGCATCCTGGGCGGTGTGCTCCGCCAGGACAGGGACGCGGAGCCGTGCGATCCATCGCAGTGGCAGGTGGTGACCCAACGCCCTCCCAGCGAGGCCGAGCGCCTGGATCTGGCCTTCGCCTGGCGCCTCGTGCGCCACGTGCGCTCGAATGCCATCGTCGTGGCCGCCGGCCAGCAGAGTCTCGGCATCGGCGCCGGTCAGATGAACCGTGTCGGCTCCGCCCGCATCGCTCTCGAGCAGGCCGGCGAACGGGCCCACGGAGCCGCCCTGGCGAGCGATGGGTTCTTCCCCTTCGACGACACGGTCCGGCTGGCGGCCGCAGCAGGCATCACGGCGGTGGTGCAGCCCGGAGGCAGCCGCCGGGACGCCGACTCGATCCGGGCCTGCGATGAACTCGGCCTGACCATGCTCGTGACCGGGCGGCGCCATTTCCTCCATTGA
- the tgt gene encoding tRNA guanosine(34) transglycosylase Tgt — MPPLRAGPAEPPASFRFEIEAHCPRTRARRARFHTPHGIVQTPRFMPVGTLATVKGVSSDQLQATGAQMVLANTYHLHLQPGEAVVEAAGGLHRFMNWSGPLLTDSGGFQVFSLADLNRISDSGVSFRSPRDGARIDLSPESSMAIQMALGADVAMAFDQCPPYPASEADVAEACRRTHLWLERCITAHTRGDQALFGIVQGGCHPALREESARVVASMGLPGTAIGGVSVGEPVVEMHRIVRQVAPLLPEDRPRYLMGIGSLPEMAVAVAQGVDLFDCVLPTRLGRHGTALVAGERWNLRNARFRHDHRPLDPTCPCPACRQHSRAYLHHLIRSEELLGLTLLSLHNLTHLIRFTQAMATAISEGCFSEDFTPWQPDSPAAHTW; from the coding sequence ATGCCCCCACTGCGGGCCGGGCCGGCGGAGCCCCCGGCATCCTTCCGCTTCGAGATCGAAGCCCACTGCCCGCGGACCCGCGCCCGCCGGGCCCGCTTCCACACCCCGCACGGGATCGTGCAGACGCCCCGCTTCATGCCCGTGGGCACCCTGGCCACGGTGAAGGGGGTGAGCAGCGATCAGCTGCAGGCCACGGGGGCCCAGATGGTGCTGGCCAACACCTACCACCTGCATCTGCAGCCGGGCGAGGCCGTGGTGGAGGCCGCCGGCGGCCTGCATCGCTTCATGAACTGGTCCGGGCCGCTGCTCACCGATTCCGGTGGGTTCCAGGTGTTCAGCCTGGCCGACCTCAACCGCATCAGCGACAGCGGCGTGAGCTTCCGGTCGCCGCGCGACGGAGCCCGCATCGACCTGTCGCCGGAGAGTTCCATGGCGATCCAGATGGCCCTCGGGGCGGACGTGGCAATGGCCTTCGACCAGTGCCCTCCCTACCCGGCGAGCGAAGCCGACGTGGCCGAGGCCTGCCGCCGGACCCACCTCTGGCTGGAACGCTGCATCACGGCCCACACGCGGGGCGATCAGGCCCTGTTCGGCATCGTTCAGGGGGGCTGCCATCCCGCTCTGCGGGAGGAGTCCGCACGGGTGGTGGCATCGATGGGGCTCCCCGGTACGGCGATCGGGGGCGTGAGCGTGGGCGAGCCGGTGGTGGAGATGCACCGCATCGTGCGCCAGGTGGCTCCCCTGCTGCCGGAGGACCGGCCCCGCTACCTGATGGGCATCGGCAGCCTGCCGGAGATGGCGGTGGCGGTGGCCCAGGGTGTGGACCTGTTCGACTGCGTGCTCCCAACCCGCCTGGGCCGGCACGGCACGGCGCTGGTGGCGGGAGAGCGCTGGAACCTGCGCAACGCCCGCTTCCGCCATGACCACCGCCCGCTCGATCCCACCTGCCCCTGCCCGGCCTGCCGCCAGCACAGCCGCGCCTACCTGCACCACCTGATCCGCAGCGAGGAACTGCTGGGGCTGACGCTGCTCAGCCTCCACAACCTCACCCACCTGATCCGCTTCACCCAGGCGATGGCCACAGCGATCAGCGAAGGCTGCTTTTCGGAGGATTTCACTCCCTGGCAGCCCGACTCCCCGGCGGCCCACACGTGGTAG
- a CDS encoding WecB/TagA/CpsF family glycosyltransferase, protein MDLIRTDCSDGRRCTVLGVPVHACRNPLAVALELHDRGGGQIVTLNAEMTMSACSQRALGAVIAHADLVIPDGAGVVWALARQGVRVRRTPGIELADALLRYAAGHHWRVALIGASPEVMDRLRQTLQTSMPGMDLVLAVHGYQEPETWSALQRQLQGIRPDLVLVALGVPRQELWIAEARRGCTGLWMGVGGSFDVWSGSKRRAPAWMARVNLEWLYRLVQEPARWRRMLVLPRFAWAVLRRGAR, encoded by the coding sequence ATGGACTTGATCCGCACCGATTGCTCCGACGGCCGGCGCTGCACGGTGCTGGGCGTTCCGGTGCATGCCTGCCGCAATCCGCTGGCGGTGGCGCTGGAGCTGCACGACCGGGGCGGCGGCCAGATCGTCACCCTGAATGCGGAGATGACCATGTCCGCCTGTTCCCAGAGGGCGCTTGGCGCCGTGATCGCCCACGCCGACCTGGTGATTCCCGATGGTGCCGGCGTCGTCTGGGCTCTGGCCCGGCAGGGCGTGCGGGTGCGGCGCACACCCGGCATCGAGCTGGCGGATGCCCTGCTCCGCTATGCCGCCGGTCATCACTGGCGTGTGGCCCTCATCGGGGCCTCGCCGGAGGTGATGGATCGCCTGCGCCAGACCCTGCAGACCTCCATGCCCGGGATGGATCTCGTTCTGGCGGTGCACGGCTACCAGGAGCCGGAGACCTGGTCCGCCCTGCAGCGTCAGCTGCAGGGCATTCGGCCGGATCTGGTGCTGGTGGCCCTGGGCGTGCCCCGACAGGAGCTCTGGATCGCCGAGGCCCGCCGTGGGTGCACCGGCCTCTGGATGGGCGTCGGAGGAAGCTTCGACGTGTGGTCGGGCAGCAAGCGCCGGGCTCCGGCCTGGATGGCTCGGGTCAACCTGGAGTGGCTCTACAGGCTGGTGCAGGAGCCGGCCCGCTGGCGCCGCATGCTGGTGCTGCCGCGGTTCGCCTGGGCGGTGCTTCGCCGTGGAGCCCGCTGA
- a CDS encoding adenosylcobinamide-GDP ribazoletransferase, with protein MTVHRRRRRLLSPPDWCSDLAGAWIFYTVLPAWPWPAPRFRRIARFAPLLGLVTGGAQALLWWALTPTWPLAARVALVLTLGLWISGGIHADGLMDTADGLAAPKASRLAAMDDSRVGAAGVIAMIQVLLLRAAGLWMLDAAAPAALLAAAVWGRWSPLLAIDRFPYLREDGTAGFHRDHWRGLRRESRPMLALLVVCAVGIGARGWPWWLLVGALPASAVPLILGRRLEGHSGDSYGACVEWSESLALLLMGLLACGV; from the coding sequence GTGACGGTTCACCGGCGGCGTCGGCGGCTCCTTTCCCCGCCCGACTGGTGCTCGGATCTGGCCGGCGCCTGGATCTTTTACACCGTTCTCCCCGCCTGGCCCTGGCCGGCTCCACGATTCAGGAGGATCGCTCGCTTCGCGCCGCTACTGGGCCTCGTCACCGGCGGGGCCCAGGCGCTGCTCTGGTGGGCCCTGACGCCCACCTGGCCGCTGGCCGCCAGGGTGGCTCTGGTGCTGACCCTGGGTCTCTGGATCAGCGGCGGGATCCATGCCGATGGTCTGATGGACACGGCTGATGGCCTGGCCGCCCCGAAGGCGTCGCGGCTGGCGGCGATGGACGACAGCCGGGTGGGAGCGGCCGGCGTCATCGCCATGATTCAGGTTCTGCTGCTGCGGGCTGCCGGGTTGTGGATGCTCGACGCGGCGGCTCCGGCGGCCCTGCTGGCCGCCGCCGTCTGGGGGCGCTGGTCACCGCTGCTGGCGATCGACCGCTTCCCCTACCTGCGGGAGGACGGAACCGCCGGCTTCCACCGGGATCACTGGCGCGGCCTGCGGCGGGAGAGTCGGCCGATGCTGGCCCTGCTGGTCGTCTGTGCCGTGGGGATCGGCGCCCGGGGCTGGCCGTGGTGGCTGCTGGTGGGCGCGCTGCCGGCCAGTGCGGTCCCCCTGATCCTGGGCAGGCGGCTGGAGGGCCACAGCGGCGACAGCTACGGGGCCTGCGTCGAATGGTCGGAGTCGCTGGCGCTGCTGCTGATGGGACTGCTGGCCTGCGGGGTCTGA
- a CDS encoding DUF3155 domain-containing protein, which produces MSKKRKRISRRRLAGQRVLAHVSTHHLETGAFKPVTAARRFIAEGGLVPPALLNVRRNEHTTDRFFWGEKGLFSAQYAEENYFLFPSLRAIVDHVGEERLFEGLEALAHDDWEEMEEYEYAFV; this is translated from the coding sequence ATGTCCAAGAAGCGCAAGCGCATCAGCCGTCGCCGCCTGGCGGGCCAGAGGGTTCTCGCCCATGTCTCCACCCATCACCTGGAAACCGGTGCGTTCAAGCCCGTCACCGCGGCGCGACGCTTCATCGCCGAAGGCGGTCTCGTGCCGCCGGCTCTGCTGAACGTTCGCCGCAACGAACACACCACCGACCGCTTCTTCTGGGGCGAGAAGGGCCTGTTCAGTGCCCAGTACGCCGAGGAAAATTATTTTCTCTTCCCCTCCCTGCGCGCCATCGTCGACCACGTCGGTGAGGAGCGGCTCTTCGAAGGTCTGGAGGCCTTGGCCCACGACGACTGGGAGGAAATGGAGGAGTACGAATACGCCTTCGTCTGA
- a CDS encoding glycoside hydrolase family 15 protein: MALHPVPIALEEPASRDAPLPLDREGTDAFLSDMEQAMERVLLNRQHPVSGLIPASTARTVHGDYCDAWVRDGVYTIQCVWGLLLARRELGGDPSRLWELERRVEQLMRGLLRSMMGQAERVERFKSSLDRLDAVHAKFDTASGRAVVADDAWGHLQLDATSLFLLQLAQFTRSGLVLVQAPAERDFIQNLIYYVSRAYRVADYGIWERGDKGNHGLPERNASSIGMAKAALEALDGLDLYGPHGDGRSRLVIPQGALVRLRRALHHLLPRESASKEADSACLSVIGYPAWAVDDRPLLERTRQKIRRELGGSYGYRRFRRDGHQTLIEDHTRLHYEREELAQFEAIECQWPLFFAFELVTACCESRWQEAWLWHRRLSQVSVEVDGMALLPELYRVPLASIDAERLHPGSQPREANENVPLLWAQSLWWLGQLMLHGLLRADQLDPCGRRLERPLGADRVLVALVPESERIASALGDAGCPVSPRDGAAVQVRPSAELAERLARVGSNAALGLSGHPRHRVGTSSAGRLYRSEEGCLAFPPAVLDDRTFYLVDDPELLVDVVTAELHLLRRHWRGDGLPLLVIPVAEGTFQVGRDSVLDLAAALASGAVGGVPVTLAALDTHRERAGLIELPPAGPASAPSAPEGGTGAPLRASLSGAPLTAAQEQEIEEIPISALAERLWESTSLAEQAELLEQLVQRLGPEALLQGPGPGSPIRLRQLLEEVYQRALRSEDWNLVRRCGGALQLVHPQLEDALTDLLGRQKQVVVGRNYTAESRLREPSGSLSIAAMMRRFGGEDGRECMLQQELLLALDGLARQQPDLLDGTLTLQLGQLLLLLTGELAGERDLSADAAFEALCDEPPHRIRRRLRAVLMDLEHARAALQRKEQLHVSGRVRWQVPDPMDDAAPGGWLQQRQRLGALQQVPRHFYAGIWELLHHCRGLVIGDKLERRNRLESRPLILETTAGERNFASQVDHLLSKIEAPEYRQLCTEALLTLIAFVAANPDVQLDDDLALDVIIGHAVRVGWLEDHPECSSEAYAARKAEAWDRFYAASPARCRRWQVQALRVLSGQEPELPLTA, translated from the coding sequence ATGGCGCTCCACCCCGTGCCCATCGCCCTTGAGGAGCCCGCGTCGCGTGACGCACCCCTGCCGCTGGACCGCGAGGGCACAGACGCCTTCCTGAGCGACATGGAGCAGGCCATGGAACGGGTCCTGCTGAACAGGCAGCACCCCGTCAGCGGCCTGATCCCCGCCAGCACCGCCCGCACGGTGCATGGCGACTACTGCGACGCCTGGGTCCGCGATGGCGTCTACACGATCCAGTGCGTGTGGGGACTGCTGCTGGCGCGGCGGGAGCTGGGGGGCGATCCCTCTCGCCTCTGGGAGCTGGAACGACGGGTGGAGCAGCTGATGCGGGGCCTGCTCCGCTCGATGATGGGCCAGGCCGAGAGGGTCGAGCGGTTCAAGAGCAGCCTCGACCGGCTCGATGCGGTGCACGCCAAGTTCGACACGGCGAGCGGACGGGCCGTGGTGGCCGATGACGCCTGGGGCCACCTGCAGCTCGATGCCACATCCCTGTTCCTGCTGCAGCTGGCCCAGTTCACCCGCTCGGGTCTGGTGCTGGTCCAGGCTCCGGCCGAACGGGATTTCATCCAGAACCTGATCTATTACGTCTCCCGGGCCTACCGGGTCGCCGACTACGGCATCTGGGAGCGGGGCGACAAGGGCAACCATGGCCTGCCCGAACGCAATGCCAGCTCGATCGGCATGGCCAAGGCGGCGCTGGAGGCCCTCGATGGCCTCGACCTGTACGGACCCCACGGCGACGGGCGCAGCCGCCTGGTGATTCCCCAGGGAGCCCTGGTGCGGTTGCGGCGTGCCCTCCATCACCTCCTGCCCCGGGAATCGGCCAGCAAGGAGGCCGACAGCGCCTGCCTGTCGGTGATCGGCTACCCGGCCTGGGCCGTGGACGACCGGCCGCTGCTGGAGCGGACCCGCCAGAAGATCCGCCGCGAGCTGGGGGGCAGCTACGGCTACCGGCGCTTCCGCCGCGATGGCCACCAGACCCTGATCGAGGACCACACCCGCCTCCACTACGAACGCGAGGAACTGGCCCAGTTCGAGGCGATCGAATGCCAGTGGCCGCTCTTCTTCGCCTTCGAGCTGGTCACGGCCTGCTGCGAATCGCGCTGGCAGGAGGCCTGGCTCTGGCACCGGCGCCTGAGCCAGGTGAGCGTGGAGGTGGACGGGATGGCCCTGCTGCCGGAGCTGTACCGGGTGCCCCTGGCGTCGATCGACGCGGAGCGCCTCCATCCCGGCAGTCAGCCGCGCGAGGCCAATGAGAACGTCCCCCTGCTCTGGGCCCAGAGCCTGTGGTGGCTGGGGCAGCTGATGCTGCACGGGCTGCTCAGGGCCGACCAGCTGGACCCCTGCGGCCGGCGACTGGAGCGCCCCCTCGGTGCCGATCGCGTTCTCGTGGCCCTGGTGCCCGAGAGTGAACGGATTGCCTCGGCACTGGGCGACGCGGGCTGCCCCGTCAGCCCACGCGACGGCGCGGCCGTACAGGTCCGGCCATCGGCCGAGCTGGCCGAGCGACTGGCGAGGGTGGGCAGCAATGCGGCGCTGGGGCTGAGCGGCCACCCCCGTCACCGGGTGGGAACGAGTTCCGCCGGCCGCCTCTACCGGAGCGAGGAGGGATGCCTGGCCTTCCCGCCGGCGGTGCTCGATGACCGCACCTTCTATCTGGTGGATGATCCGGAACTGCTGGTGGACGTGGTGACGGCCGAACTCCACCTGCTGCGGCGCCACTGGCGCGGGGATGGCCTGCCCCTGCTGGTCATCCCCGTCGCGGAGGGCACGTTTCAGGTCGGTCGGGACAGCGTGCTGGATCTGGCCGCCGCCCTGGCCTCCGGCGCGGTGGGAGGGGTGCCGGTGACCCTCGCTGCGCTCGACACGCACAGGGAGCGGGCCGGTCTGATCGAGCTGCCGCCGGCGGGGCCCGCTTCGGCCCCGAGCGCCCCGGAGGGCGGGACGGGTGCACCGCTGCGGGCCAGCCTCAGCGGAGCACCCCTCACCGCCGCCCAGGAGCAGGAGATTGAGGAGATCCCGATCAGCGCCCTGGCGGAACGGCTCTGGGAGAGCACCTCCCTGGCGGAACAGGCCGAGCTGCTGGAACAGCTGGTGCAGCGGCTGGGACCAGAGGCCCTGCTGCAGGGCCCCGGACCGGGCAGCCCGATCCGCCTCAGACAGCTGCTGGAGGAGGTGTACCAGCGAGCCCTCCGCAGCGAGGACTGGAACCTGGTACGCCGCTGCGGCGGTGCGCTGCAGCTGGTGCATCCCCAGCTGGAGGATGCCCTCACCGATCTGCTCGGACGCCAGAAGCAGGTGGTGGTGGGTCGGAACTACACCGCCGAGTCACGCCTGCGCGAGCCATCCGGCAGCCTGAGCATCGCGGCGATGATGCGGCGCTTCGGGGGGGAGGATGGACGCGAGTGCATGCTCCAGCAGGAGCTGCTGCTGGCGCTCGACGGGCTGGCGCGTCAGCAGCCCGATCTTCTCGACGGAACGCTGACCCTGCAGCTGGGTCAGCTGCTGCTGCTGCTGACCGGGGAGCTGGCCGGGGAGCGGGATCTCAGTGCGGACGCCGCCTTCGAGGCGCTCTGCGATGAACCACCCCACCGAATCCGCCGGCGCCTGCGTGCGGTGCTGATGGATCTCGAGCACGCCAGAGCCGCGCTGCAGCGCAAGGAGCAGCTGCATGTGAGCGGGCGGGTGCGCTGGCAGGTGCCCGATCCGATGGACGATGCGGCCCCGGGTGGCTGGCTGCAGCAGCGGCAGCGTCTCGGCGCCCTGCAGCAGGTGCCACGCCACTTCTATGCGGGCATCTGGGAGCTGCTTCACCACTGCCGTGGTCTGGTGATCGGCGACAAGCTCGAGCGACGCAACCGCCTCGAGAGCCGGCCACTGATCCTCGAGACCACCGCCGGGGAACGAAACTTCGCCTCCCAGGTGGATCACCTGCTCAGCAAGATCGAGGCTCCGGAGTACCGGCAGCTCTGCACCGAAGCGCTGCTGACGCTGATCGCCTTCGTCGCCGCCAACCCGGACGTTCAGCTCGACGACGATCTGGCCCTGGATGTGATCATCGGCCACGCCGTGCGCGTGGGCTGGCTGGAGGACCACCCCGAGTGCAGCTCCGAGGCCTACGCCGCCCGCAAGGCCGAGGCCTGGGATCGCTTCTACGCCGCCTCACCGGCCCGGTGCCGGCGCTGGCAGGTGCAGGCGCTGCGCGTGCTCTCCGGACAGGAGCCCGAGCTGCCGCTGACGGCCTGA
- a CDS encoding sensor histidine kinase KdpD — MSEPSPEFRRLVSHQLRQFADCSELNHLIVYAAGRGEDGKLHLATIGSWPDGTHQLPPAVEDGHLPMPGRDRRWWALRRDTVLLGALRAEIRAHPWRETLLARLQACADTLTEALLLEHERVRLEQDLDRQQDQIAALVHQLRNPLAALRTFAQLLLRRMDAGDRQRPLVESLLSEQRQLGRYVDAIGVLGATAGPERRDGGMTEAGSPLLPPPADSGDGSRDRLAGRLAGLCDRAAARAALQGRSWLAPDRWPRWEGDADSVAEIVANLIDNAFHYAPSDRAIGMAWIEGEPEDGLRLCVWDGGEAIAAGERERIFRPGERGARSAGRSGTGRGLALARDLAHGLGGTLTLHCPPRRLDPRLPEQGNVFCLKLPAAIQTPQASSPISSSASDSDHSTQAP, encoded by the coding sequence ATGAGCGAGCCCTCGCCGGAGTTTCGTCGACTGGTGTCGCACCAGCTGCGTCAGTTCGCGGACTGTTCCGAGCTCAACCACCTGATTGTCTATGCCGCGGGCCGTGGCGAGGACGGCAAGCTGCATCTGGCCACCATCGGCAGCTGGCCGGACGGCACCCATCAGCTGCCGCCGGCGGTTGAGGACGGCCACCTGCCGATGCCCGGCCGCGATCGGCGCTGGTGGGCCCTGCGGAGAGACACCGTGCTCCTGGGCGCGCTGCGAGCCGAGATCCGCGCCCATCCCTGGCGTGAGACGCTGCTGGCCCGTCTTCAGGCCTGCGCCGACACGCTCACTGAAGCCCTGCTGCTGGAGCATGAGCGCGTCCGGCTCGAGCAGGACCTGGACCGCCAGCAGGACCAGATCGCCGCTCTGGTGCACCAGCTGCGCAACCCCCTCGCCGCCCTGCGCACCTTCGCGCAGCTGCTGCTGCGGCGCATGGATGCCGGCGATCGCCAACGCCCCCTGGTGGAGAGCCTGCTCTCGGAGCAGCGACAGCTCGGGCGCTATGTGGATGCCATCGGCGTGCTTGGGGCAACCGCCGGACCGGAGCGCCGGGACGGCGGGATGACGGAGGCCGGTTCCCCTCTGTTGCCGCCGCCAGCGGACAGCGGCGACGGGAGCAGGGACCGACTGGCTGGGCGCCTGGCCGGGCTGTGCGATCGTGCGGCCGCCCGGGCGGCATTGCAGGGGCGATCCTGGCTGGCGCCCGATCGATGGCCCCGCTGGGAGGGCGATGCGGACAGCGTGGCCGAGATCGTGGCCAACCTGATCGACAACGCCTTCCACTACGCGCCGAGCGACCGGGCGATTGGAATGGCCTGGATCGAAGGGGAGCCGGAGGACGGCCTCCGGCTCTGCGTGTGGGATGGAGGGGAGGCCATCGCTGCCGGCGAACGGGAACGGATCTTCCGGCCGGGCGAACGGGGTGCCCGGTCAGCCGGCCGGAGCGGCACCGGCCGCGGCCTCGCCCTCGCCCGGGATCTGGCCCACGGGCTGGGGGGAACGCTGACGCTCCACTGCCCCCCGCGGCGGCTGGATCCCCGACTGCCGGAACAGGGCAACGTCTTCTGCCTCAAGCTGCCGGCTGCGATTCAGACCCCGCAGGCCAGCAGTCCCATCAGCAGCAGCGCCAGCGACTCCGACCATTCGACGCAGGCCCCGTAG
- a CDS encoding alpha/beta hydrolase — translation MELSCIRRGARPAQARLVLLHGWGADADNLMPLAEELLPDAGAAGVELLALRAPGRHPDGVGRAWYDLSSPVWDGLTASRDLLRQTLLDLGAEIPLSRTAILGFSQGAAMAVDVACRLPVALILACSAYPHPEWSPPERIPPIWFSHGRQDPVVPEAAGRSLAEQLRGRGGAVSWTDFSGGHAIDPSLLQPMRETLISHGIGTRGGTGPAG, via the coding sequence ATGGAGCTCAGCTGCATCCGCCGCGGTGCCCGCCCGGCTCAGGCCCGGCTGGTGCTGCTGCACGGCTGGGGAGCCGATGCGGACAATCTGATGCCCCTGGCGGAAGAGCTGCTTCCCGACGCCGGAGCGGCCGGCGTGGAACTGCTGGCGCTGCGCGCCCCCGGCCGTCATCCGGACGGGGTGGGCCGGGCCTGGTACGACCTCAGCAGCCCCGTTTGGGATGGCCTGACCGCCTCACGCGACCTGCTCAGGCAGACGCTGCTGGACCTGGGGGCGGAGATTCCGCTGTCCCGCACCGCGATCCTCGGCTTTTCGCAGGGGGCGGCGATGGCCGTGGACGTGGCCTGCCGGTTGCCGGTGGCCCTGATCCTGGCCTGCAGCGCCTATCCCCATCCCGAGTGGAGCCCGCCGGAACGGATCCCTCCGATCTGGTTCAGCCATGGCCGGCAGGACCCGGTCGTGCCGGAGGCGGCGGGTCGCTCGCTGGCCGAGCAGCTGAGGGGCCGCGGCGGGGCTGTGAGCTGGACGGACTTTTCCGGGGGCCACGCCATCGACCCGTCGCTGCTGCAGCCGATGCGGGAGACCCTGATCAGCCACGGGATCGGAACGAGAGGTGGAACCGGGCCCGCAGGCTGA
- a CDS encoding photosystem II reaction center protein K yields MVVASLSLLAQLPEAYRAFAPMVDILPVIPLFFLLLAFVWQASVGFR; encoded by the coding sequence ATGGTCGTTGCTTCCCTCAGCCTGCTGGCCCAGCTCCCGGAGGCGTACCGCGCCTTCGCGCCGATGGTGGACATCCTGCCCGTGATCCCCCTGTTCTTCCTCCTGCTCGCCTTCGTCTGGCAGGCCTCGGTCGGCTTCCGCTGA